One window of Herpetosiphon gulosus genomic DNA carries:
- a CDS encoding DinB family protein, giving the protein MESIWKTSVWQQFGAAIAMLEDPIVRCPDQLWTSVLWEDPDDPRYGHFWFVAYHTLFWLDLFLTGSSEGFKPPAPFVRGSLPENPYTKDQVLTYLQDCRQRCKATIMGLTDAKAQERCVFEWMQPSFLELQLYSMRHVQEHAAQLSLVLGQQGIAGADWIAQAIEKAE; this is encoded by the coding sequence ATGGAGAGTATCTGGAAGACGAGTGTTTGGCAGCAATTTGGTGCAGCAATTGCCATGCTAGAAGATCCAATTGTCCGTTGCCCCGACCAGCTCTGGACGAGTGTTTTGTGGGAAGACCCTGATGATCCGCGCTATGGGCATTTCTGGTTTGTGGCCTATCATACCTTGTTCTGGCTGGATCTCTTTTTGACTGGTTCAAGCGAGGGATTTAAGCCGCCAGCGCCATTTGTTCGTGGTAGTTTGCCAGAAAACCCCTATACCAAAGATCAAGTGCTTACCTATCTGCAAGATTGTCGGCAGCGCTGCAAGGCGACGATTATGGGCTTGACTGATGCAAAGGCCCAAGAGCGCTGTGTTTTTGAGTGGATGCAACCAAGCTTTCTGGAACTTCAACTTTATAGCATGCGCCATGTTCAAGAGCATGCCGCCCAATTGAGTTTGGTGCTAGGCCAGCAAGGTATTGCAGGCGCTGATTGGATTGCTCAAGCGATTGAGAAAGCTGAGTAA
- a CDS encoding ankyrin repeat domain-containing protein has protein sequence MNLNSLKKLLKHQAYEQILEHLQTGPAWKQKSLDFALYQLASQPAETLVAALLSAGANPNQPLQDNRYISLHRAAIYNRYAIAELLLSHGANCHAQSYKQQTPLHLACLNGHFELAQLLWQNGADLHAQADSNFTPWLYAASSGNLQLLIWLLEQAIDIDQTTNNGISALTLAAWNGHQAAVEWLLANSTAIEGPPFRIRTPLHAGLIKGHMAIANLLLDHGASTSAYTSDGYTCVCLAAWHNAADVVDRLLQCGSPINCEIIKPHSSALHAAVQFNNPTMARQLLTNGAKISAINGQGLMPFHLAISSICLNKSTDLALIEIFLHMGADPNQPSYAIKHIGNETQVREAWRPLAYVLAHKRRDLAECLLAYGADINLLGYGKWSMEQTALEVVAHAEVIDQAAGELFSWVLSLKPQIPPKLLPFMINIKRFAFAQQLIEAGADLHAPDVLGAAITAQHEQYVRDFLARGVNVDSPYRNYPTVLQLALCHYPQFALPLIEAGADLTRLVGANLSLNYPMLLRQQRSARPLVSNLILLDLIAEAMLSQLEPATLAYQALIDQEFAERVCTENDATWQVWLARGANIHALNHAGLLGLSQLLVYSDLASAQKLYANGANINQTDHFGRTALHWAVEQQQLASVQQLLNWGADLTIVTPYGYSALHYATLANRLDLVELLLQAKADPTAQLTAGRLQGWTALHCAYAVDNQSLIELLRPLTPAITPPEPDSQHLQGTYNVTMATNGWHKPRPISNQTQRCPACAEHMLYNTAHTFDGSGQLADRIEIYRCGNCRAVFWENSMAAWRSSLQPWSSFVQD, from the coding sequence ATGAATCTCAATTCATTAAAAAAACTGCTCAAACACCAAGCCTACGAACAAATACTTGAGCATTTGCAAACAGGTCCAGCCTGGAAGCAAAAGTCGCTTGATTTCGCCCTCTATCAACTTGCCAGCCAACCAGCCGAAACATTGGTCGCCGCATTACTCAGCGCGGGAGCCAACCCCAACCAACCACTGCAAGATAACCGCTATATCAGCTTGCATCGGGCGGCGATCTACAATCGCTATGCGATAGCCGAGCTTTTGCTGAGCCATGGAGCCAACTGCCATGCCCAAAGCTATAAACAACAAACTCCATTGCATTTGGCTTGTCTCAACGGCCATTTCGAGCTGGCTCAATTGCTCTGGCAAAACGGCGCTGATCTGCATGCTCAAGCCGATTCAAACTTCACGCCATGGTTATATGCTGCCAGCAGTGGCAATTTGCAACTACTTATCTGGTTGTTAGAACAAGCAATTGATATCGATCAAACGACGAATAATGGCATTTCGGCACTAACCTTAGCTGCTTGGAATGGGCATCAAGCAGCAGTTGAATGGTTATTAGCCAATAGCACAGCAATCGAAGGCCCGCCATTCAGAATTCGTACTCCGTTGCATGCTGGATTAATTAAAGGTCATATGGCAATCGCCAATCTGTTGCTTGATCACGGTGCATCGACCAGCGCCTATACTAGCGATGGCTATACTTGCGTGTGTTTGGCTGCGTGGCATAATGCTGCTGATGTAGTTGATCGCTTATTGCAGTGTGGCTCACCCATTAATTGTGAAATTATAAAACCCCATTCGAGCGCCTTGCATGCCGCTGTTCAGTTCAATAACCCTACAATGGCACGACAACTCTTGACCAACGGAGCCAAAATCAGCGCGATCAATGGGCAAGGCTTAATGCCATTTCATTTAGCAATCAGTAGTATTTGTTTGAACAAAAGCACCGATTTAGCACTAATCGAAATTTTTCTGCACATGGGAGCCGATCCCAACCAGCCAAGTTATGCAATTAAGCACATTGGCAACGAAACTCAGGTGCGCGAAGCTTGGAGACCTTTAGCCTATGTACTTGCTCACAAACGCCGTGATTTGGCTGAATGTTTATTGGCCTATGGTGCTGACATAAATCTGCTAGGCTATGGCAAATGGTCGATGGAGCAAACTGCCCTTGAGGTTGTCGCCCACGCCGAGGTTATTGATCAGGCGGCTGGCGAATTGTTTAGCTGGGTGCTCAGCCTTAAACCTCAAATTCCCCCAAAACTATTGCCATTCATGATCAACATCAAGCGCTTCGCCTTTGCCCAACAATTAATCGAGGCTGGGGCTGATCTGCATGCTCCCGATGTTTTAGGCGCAGCGATTACCGCTCAACACGAGCAGTATGTTCGCGATTTTCTGGCGCGAGGCGTTAATGTTGATAGCCCATATCGCAATTACCCAACCGTTTTACAGCTAGCACTATGCCATTATCCCCAATTCGCACTGCCGTTAATTGAGGCCGGAGCCGATTTGACGCGCTTGGTTGGAGCAAATCTAAGCCTCAATTATCCAATGCTGCTGCGCCAACAACGTTCAGCACGGCCATTGGTTAGCAATTTAATATTGCTGGATTTAATTGCTGAGGCCATGTTGAGCCAACTTGAGCCTGCGACTCTAGCCTATCAAGCCTTGATCGATCAAGAGTTTGCTGAGCGTGTTTGTACAGAAAATGACGCTACATGGCAGGTTTGGCTGGCTCGCGGAGCCAATATCCATGCCCTCAATCATGCTGGGTTGTTAGGGCTAAGCCAGCTTCTCGTCTATAGCGATTTGGCTAGCGCTCAAAAGCTGTATGCCAACGGCGCAAATATCAATCAGACTGACCATTTTGGGCGCACTGCCTTGCACTGGGCGGTTGAGCAACAACAGCTGGCAAGTGTGCAACAATTGCTGAATTGGGGTGCAGATTTAACCATTGTAACGCCCTATGGCTACAGTGCTTTGCACTATGCCACCTTAGCTAATCGGCTTGATCTGGTTGAACTATTATTACAAGCCAAAGCTGATCCGACGGCCCAACTTACGGCAGGGCGCTTACAAGGCTGGACGGCATTACACTGTGCTTATGCAGTTGATAATCAATCATTAATTGAATTGCTCCGCCCGCTAACGCCCGCAATTACGCCACCAGAGCCAGATTCGCAGCATCTTCAAGGAACCTACAACGTAACCATGGCCACCAACGGTTGGCATAAACCACGGCCAATTAGCAACCAAACCCAACGTTGCCCCGCATGCGCCGAGCACATGCTCTACAACACTGCCCACACCTTCGATGGCTCAGGCCAATTAGCCGATCGGATTGAGATCTATCGCTGTGGAAATTGTCGGGCCGTGTTTTGGGAGAATAGTATGGCTGCGTGGCGCTCAAGTTTGCAGCCATGGTCAAGTTTTGTGCAGGATTAA
- a CDS encoding reprolysin-like metallopeptidase produces the protein MPGKRSSLVIVAALVVALLSSFAAATLVTPTAASSDGFWQDIKESRIAQKGARQIVPTIYRTVALDVAGLSQYLAKAPLEQDQSVANSLYSLQLPMPDGKFEQFRVVESPIMEPELAAKFPEIRTYLILGVDTPNLSGRLDLTPAGFHGLILGDQGRIFIDPYSAGDTQHYIVYDSKNFVPSSQKLADRQVEDYVIDLPLTDDGLAAPKAVGDKLRTYRLAMAATGEYTAYHGGTVAKGLAAITTSVNRVNAVYEREVAVRMVLVANNSNIIYANASTDPYTNNNGVTMLSQNQTNIRNVIGNTNYDIGHVFSTGGGGVASLGSVCSTNYKAQGVTGSSAPVGDPFDIDYVAHEIGHQFGANHTFNGTTGSCGGGNRASSAAYEPGSGSTIMAYAGICGAENLQSNSDPYFHSKSLNEITTFITTGGGSSCGTATNTGNTAPVANAGADYMIPRSTPFELTGTGSDANGDSLTYNWEQYNLGTAAPPNTDNGSRPIFRSFNPSTNPKRSFPKLSDILNNTATIGESLPTTNRTMVFRLIVRDNRAGGGSYAIDTANVTVSSAAGPFAVTAPNTAVTWTRNSSRTITWNVASTTAAPVSCANVEILFSSNGGSSFSSLVSSTPNDGSQAVTIPNTATTQARIKVRCANNVFFDLSNVNFTVN, from the coding sequence ATGCCCGGAAAACGTTCATCGCTGGTGATCGTTGCAGCCTTGGTGGTCGCATTGCTGAGTAGCTTTGCCGCCGCCACTCTCGTCACTCCTACCGCCGCTTCGTCCGATGGTTTTTGGCAAGATATCAAGGAAAGTCGGATTGCTCAAAAAGGTGCTCGCCAGATTGTGCCAACGATCTATCGCACCGTTGCATTAGATGTCGCTGGATTGAGCCAATATTTGGCCAAAGCGCCACTAGAGCAAGATCAGTCGGTCGCAAACTCGTTGTATAGCCTGCAATTGCCCATGCCCGATGGCAAGTTCGAGCAATTTCGAGTGGTCGAATCACCGATTATGGAGCCAGAACTAGCGGCAAAATTCCCCGAAATTCGCACCTACTTAATCCTTGGGGTGGATACTCCCAATCTGAGCGGACGCTTGGATCTGACACCCGCAGGCTTTCATGGCTTGATTTTAGGCGATCAAGGCCGGATTTTCATCGATCCCTACAGCGCGGGCGATACCCAACACTACATCGTTTACGATAGCAAAAATTTTGTGCCCAGCAGCCAAAAATTGGCCGATCGTCAAGTTGAAGATTATGTCATCGATTTACCATTGACCGATGATGGCTTGGCAGCACCCAAAGCAGTTGGCGATAAATTGCGCACCTATCGTTTGGCCATGGCCGCAACTGGCGAGTACACCGCCTATCATGGTGGAACCGTTGCCAAAGGCTTGGCCGCAATCACCACCAGCGTGAATCGGGTTAACGCAGTCTACGAACGTGAAGTTGCTGTACGCATGGTGTTGGTTGCCAACAACAGCAATATCATTTATGCCAACGCCAGCACCGACCCCTACACCAACAACAATGGGGTAACGATGCTCAGCCAAAATCAGACCAATATTCGTAATGTAATTGGCAACACCAATTATGATATTGGTCATGTGTTCAGCACTGGCGGCGGCGGGGTAGCCTCGTTAGGCTCAGTCTGCTCGACCAACTACAAAGCCCAAGGCGTAACTGGCTCGTCGGCTCCGGTTGGCGATCCATTTGATATTGATTATGTGGCCCACGAAATTGGGCATCAATTTGGGGCAAATCATACATTCAATGGCACAACTGGCAGTTGTGGCGGTGGCAATCGCGCCAGCAGCGCTGCCTACGAGCCAGGCAGTGGATCAACAATTATGGCCTATGCTGGGATTTGTGGCGCTGAAAACTTGCAATCCAACAGCGATCCTTATTTCCATTCCAAGAGCTTGAACGAAATTACCACCTTCATCACCACTGGTGGTGGGTCAAGCTGTGGCACGGCAACCAACACGGGCAACACCGCTCCAGTGGCCAACGCAGGGGCCGATTACATGATTCCACGCAGCACGCCATTTGAATTAACTGGCACTGGCAGCGATGCCAACGGCGATAGTTTGACCTACAACTGGGAGCAATATAACTTGGGCACAGCCGCGCCACCCAACACCGACAACGGCTCACGCCCAATTTTCCGTAGCTTCAACCCAAGCACCAATCCCAAGCGCTCGTTCCCCAAATTGAGCGATATTTTGAATAACACTGCGACGATTGGCGAATCGTTGCCAACCACCAACCGCACCATGGTGTTCCGACTGATTGTTCGCGATAATCGGGCTGGCGGCGGCAGCTATGCAATTGATACGGCCAATGTGACGGTCAGCAGCGCGGCTGGGCCATTCGCCGTAACAGCGCCTAATACCGCCGTAACCTGGACTCGTAACAGCAGCCGTACCATCACTTGGAACGTTGCCAGCACCACCGCCGCCCCAGTTAGCTGCGCCAATGTCGAGATTCTCTTCTCGAGCAACGGTGGCAGCAGCTTCAGCAGCTTGGTTAGCTCAACCCCCAACGATGGCAGCCAAGCAGTTACCATTCCCAACACCGCAACCACTCAAGCACGGATTAAAGTACGCTGCGCCAACAACGTATTTTTTGATCTTTCAAATGTAAACTTTACTGTGAATTAG
- a CDS encoding VOC family protein: MNQSDQWTDGAISAITLFVPDNLMQPTCQFYQQVFGLPKVFSDEQSMVFQFGATLINLLTESAAVELLAPMAVPNVDSRALYTITVANTDQIYAELSSRGVEFLNGPIDRAWSVRTASFADPAGHLWEIAQPL; this comes from the coding sequence ATGAATCAGTCAGATCAATGGACAGACGGCGCAATCAGCGCGATCACGCTATTTGTGCCCGATAACCTGATGCAACCAACATGCCAGTTTTACCAACAAGTATTTGGCTTACCCAAGGTGTTTAGCGATGAACAATCGATGGTCTTTCAATTTGGCGCAACATTAATCAACCTGCTCACCGAGAGTGCAGCTGTTGAATTACTAGCACCCATGGCCGTGCCCAACGTCGATTCACGGGCCTTATATACGATCACGGTTGCCAATACCGACCAAATTTATGCTGAACTAAGCAGCCGTGGGGTAGAATTCCTGAATGGGCCGATCGATCGGGCTTGGAGTGTACGCACCGCCAGCTTTGCCGACCCGGCTGGTCACCTCTGGGAAATTGCCCAGCCGTTGTAA